One genomic segment of Pagrus major chromosome 13, Pma_NU_1.0 includes these proteins:
- the macroh2a1 gene encoding core histone macro-H2A.1 isoform X3, translating to MSSRGGKKKSTKTSRSTKAGVIFPVGRMLRYIKRGLPKYRIGVGAPVYLAAVLEYLTAEILELAGNAARDNKKGRVTPRHILLAIANDEELNQLLKGVTIAAGGVLPNIHPELLAKKRGAKGKLETPVSPAPEKKPKPVKKSVTKKLSGKKGGGKAKKQGEVSKAASADSTTEGSPVDSFTVLSTKSLFLGQKLQVVQADISTVESDAVVHPTSSSLYTGGEALLWKRREGRSSLRRCRS from the exons ATGTCCAGCCGAGGGGGAAAGAAGAAGTCGACCAAGACGTCCCGGTCGACCAAGGCCGGGGTCATCTTCCCCGTTGGACGCATGCTGCGTTACATCAAGAGGGGCCTGCCTAAATATCGCATCGGGGTGGGAGCACCCGTCTACCTGGCTGCTGTCCTCGAGTATCTAACTG CTGAGATCTTGGAGTTGGCAGGTAACGCAGCCAGAGACAACAAGAAGGGTCGCGTCACACCACGACACATCCTGCTGGCCATCGCCAACGATGAGGAGTTGAACCAG TTGCTGAAAGGTGTGACTATCGCGGCAGGTGGAGTCCTGCCCAACATCCACCCAGAACTGCTGGCTAAGAAGAGAGGAGCAAAGGGGAAACTGGAGACCCCCGTCTCACCGGCCCCCGAGAAGAAACCCAAACCCGTCAAGAAATCAGTGACCAAGAAACTGAGTGGGaaaaagggaggagggaaggcTAAG AAGCAGGGCGAGGTGAGCAAGGCGGCGTCGGCAGACAGCACCACAGAGGGATCTCCTGTCGACAGCTTCACCGTGCTCTCCACCAAAAGCCTGTTCCTGGGTCAAAAG TTGCAAGTTGTCCAAGCCGACATTTCCACCGTGGAGAGCGACGCTGTCGTTCACCCGACCAGCTCCTCCCTCTATACAGGTGGTGAA
- the faxdc2 gene encoding fatty acid hydroxylase domain-containing protein 2 — MTRVGGTREAATTSSSSRQEGPGGLWDSVKKATFVIGSGILFLAAFGNSLTWHLQRFWGASGDFWQDLWTKLYLKFEGHDAALFYLGTMLFPPLAFWVTNGLLLLVDITGKPAFITRYRIQVDKNNPVDPAKLRSALKTVIFNQVVISGSMVVAAYYLMSMRGNPCGPELPTFHWALMELAFFSLVEEIMFYYSHRLFHHPSLYKHYHKQHHEWTAPIGVVSIYAHPLEHMLSNMLPVAMGPVILGSHVTTTTMWYCLALVSTTISHCGYHLPFLPSPEFHDFHHLRFNQCFGVFGVLDRLHGTDAKFRVTKQYERHTLLTSFTPLNESIPDTPKKGQ; from the exons ATGACGAGAGTCGGCG gCACGAGGGAAGCTGCcacaacaagcagcagcagcagacag GAGGGCCCTGGAGGACTTTGGGACTCTGTGAAGAAAGCTACGTTTGTCATCGGATCTGGAATCTTATTCTTGGCTGCATTCGGCAACTCGCTGACATG GCATCTTCAGAGATTCTGGGGAGCTTCAGGAGATTTCTGGCAGGACCTGTGGACCAAGCTGTACTTGAAGTTTGAGGGTCATGATGCTGCTTTGTTCTACCTCG GGACGATGTTGTTTCCCCCTCTGGCGTTCTGGGTGACGAACGGCCTGCTGCTGTTGGTGGACATCACCGGCAAACCCGCCTTCATCACTCGCTACCGCATCCAGGTGGACAAGAATAACCCG GTGGATCCAGCGAAGCTCCGCAGTGCACTCAAGACGGTCATCTTCAACCAGGTGGTCATCTCTGGGTCCATGGTGGTGGCGGCTTACTACCTGATGAGCATGAGAGGGAACCCCTGTGGCCCCGAGCTGCCCACCTTCCACTGGGCCCTGATGGAGCTGGCTTTCTTCTCCCTCGTGGAGGAAATCATGTTTTACTATTCACACAG GCTGTTCCACCATCCGAGCCTCTACAAGCATTACCACAAACAGCACCACGAGTGGACCGCTCCCATCGGAGTCGTCTCCATCTACGCTCATCCTCTGGAGCACATG CTCTCCAACATGCTGCCGGTGGCAATGGGGCCGGTGATCCTGGGCTCCCACGTGACCACCACCACCATGTGGTACTGCCTGGCTCTGGTCAGCACCACCATCTCCCACTGTGGATACCACCTGCCGTTCCTGCCTTCCCCTGAGTTCCACGACTTCCACCATCTCAG GTTCAACCAGTGTTTCGGGGTCTTCGGTGTCCTCGACCGGCTCCACGGCACCGACGCCAAGTTCAGGGTTACCAAGCAGTACGAGCGCCACACGCTCCTCACCAGCTTCACCCCTCTGAACGAGAGCATCCCCGACACACCCAAGAAGGGCCAGTGA